The following proteins come from a genomic window of Musa acuminata AAA Group cultivar baxijiao chromosome BXJ1-7, Cavendish_Baxijiao_AAA, whole genome shotgun sequence:
- the LOC135679638 gene encoding sucrose-phosphatase 1-like isoform X1 — protein sequence MDRLDGHAHLMIVSDLDYTMVDHDDQENLSLLRFNALWESDYRHNSLVVFSTGRSPMMYKQLRKEKPLLTPDITIMSVGTEITYGESMVPDDGWEQYLNHKWDRDVVLEETAKFPQLSFQSSTEQRPHKVSFFIQKGYAEEVMKSLSELLVNRGLDVKIIYSGGICLDILPLGAGKGEALAYLHKKFKADGKLPTNTLVCGDSGNDTELFSVPDVYGVVVSNAHEELLKWYAQNSKDNPKIIHATERCAAGIIQAIGHFGIGPNISPRDVVNSGFKIKSFNPGHEIVMFYLLYERWRRAEVENSDLTRHNMISITHPSGILVHPSGVEHSILECIDTLVPCYGDKRGKQFRVWVDRVSSSQISSDSWLVKFDKWELSDEGRHCCLTTVLLNSKPETPKGFALVNVHQTWLDGYAAGDHTTWIF from the exons ATGGATCGTCTTGATGGCCACGCCCATCTCATGATTGTCTCTGATCTTGATTATACAATG GTTGATCATGATGACCAGGAGAATCTTTCGCTGCTTAGATTCAATGCATTATGGGAATCAGACTATCGTCACAATTCATTGGTGGTTTTCTCAACTGGGAGATCACCTATGATGTACAAGCAGCTCAGAAAAGAAAAACCTTTATTGACTCCAGATATAACAATTATGTCTGTGGGTACAGAGATAACCTATGGTGAGTCCATGGTACCCGATGATGGTTGGGAGCAGTATTTGAATCATAAGTGGGATAGAGATGTTGTCCTCGAGGAAACAGCTAAGTTTCCTCAACTATCATTTCAA TCATCAACAGAGCAGAGACCACATAAGGTTAGCTTTTTCATACAGAAGGGTTATGCAGAGGAAGTGATGAAATCCCTTTCTGAACTCTTGGTAAATCGTGGG TTAGATGTGAAAATTATTTATAGTGGTGGCATATGTCTTGATATATTGCCCCTGGGTGCTGGAAAAGGAGAAGCACTTGCATATTTGCACAAGAAGTTTAAGGCAGATGGAAAGCTACCAACCAATACTCTTGTTTGTGGTGACTCTGGAAATGATACCGAGTTGTTCAGTGTCCCAGACGTTTATGGTGTGGTG GTAAGCAATGCCCATGAGGAACTACTGAAGTGGTATGCACAGAATTCTAAAGATAACCCTAAGATCATTCATGCGACTGAAAGGTGTGCTGCTGGTATTATTCAGGCTATAGGGCATTTTGGGATAGGCCCTAATATATCCCCCAGGGATGTCGTAAACTCTGGTTTCAAGATCAAGAGTTTCAACCCTGGACATGAAATTGTCATGTTTTACTTGCTGTATGAGAGATGGCGTCGAGCTGAAGTTGAAAACTCTGATTTGACCAGACACAATATGATAAGTATCACT CATCCAAGCGGAATACTTGTTCATCCCTCTGGAGTTGAGCATTCAATTCTAGAGTGCATAGACACACTTGTGCCATGTTATGGTGATAAACGTGGAAAGCAGTTCAGAGTGTGGGTGGATAGAGTTTCTTCTTCTCAGATCAGTTCAGATTCCTGGCTTGTCAAATTTGATAAGTGGGAATTGTCTG ACGAAGGGCGGCATTGTTGCCTGACAACGGTTTTGCTGAACTCTAAG CCTGAGACTCCAAAAGGATTTGCTTTGGTGAATGTTCATCAGACTTGGCTGGATGGCTATGCTGCAGGAGATCATACAACATGGATCTTCTAA
- the LOC135679638 gene encoding sucrose-phosphatase 1-like isoform X2, whose product MDRLDGHAHLMIVSDLDYTMVDHDDQENLSLLRFNALWESDYRHNSLVVFSTGRSPMMYKQLRKEKPLLTPDITIMSVGTEITYGESMVPDDGWEQYLNHKWDRDVVLEETAKFPQLSFQSSTEQRPHKVSFFIQKGYAEEVMKSLSELLVNRGLDVKIIYSGGICLDILPLGAGKGEALAYLHKKFKADGKLPTNTLVCGDSGNDTELFSVPDVYGVVVSNAHEELLKWYAQNSKDNPKIIHATERCAAGIIQAIGHFGIGPNISPRDVVNSGFKIKSFNPGHEIVMFYLLYERWRRAEVENSDLTRHNMISITHPSGILVHPSGVEHSILECIDTLVPCYGDKRGKQFRVWVDRVSSSQISSDSWLVKFDKWELSDEGRHCCLTTVLLNSKFCSLRLQKDLLW is encoded by the exons ATGGATCGTCTTGATGGCCACGCCCATCTCATGATTGTCTCTGATCTTGATTATACAATG GTTGATCATGATGACCAGGAGAATCTTTCGCTGCTTAGATTCAATGCATTATGGGAATCAGACTATCGTCACAATTCATTGGTGGTTTTCTCAACTGGGAGATCACCTATGATGTACAAGCAGCTCAGAAAAGAAAAACCTTTATTGACTCCAGATATAACAATTATGTCTGTGGGTACAGAGATAACCTATGGTGAGTCCATGGTACCCGATGATGGTTGGGAGCAGTATTTGAATCATAAGTGGGATAGAGATGTTGTCCTCGAGGAAACAGCTAAGTTTCCTCAACTATCATTTCAA TCATCAACAGAGCAGAGACCACATAAGGTTAGCTTTTTCATACAGAAGGGTTATGCAGAGGAAGTGATGAAATCCCTTTCTGAACTCTTGGTAAATCGTGGG TTAGATGTGAAAATTATTTATAGTGGTGGCATATGTCTTGATATATTGCCCCTGGGTGCTGGAAAAGGAGAAGCACTTGCATATTTGCACAAGAAGTTTAAGGCAGATGGAAAGCTACCAACCAATACTCTTGTTTGTGGTGACTCTGGAAATGATACCGAGTTGTTCAGTGTCCCAGACGTTTATGGTGTGGTG GTAAGCAATGCCCATGAGGAACTACTGAAGTGGTATGCACAGAATTCTAAAGATAACCCTAAGATCATTCATGCGACTGAAAGGTGTGCTGCTGGTATTATTCAGGCTATAGGGCATTTTGGGATAGGCCCTAATATATCCCCCAGGGATGTCGTAAACTCTGGTTTCAAGATCAAGAGTTTCAACCCTGGACATGAAATTGTCATGTTTTACTTGCTGTATGAGAGATGGCGTCGAGCTGAAGTTGAAAACTCTGATTTGACCAGACACAATATGATAAGTATCACT CATCCAAGCGGAATACTTGTTCATCCCTCTGGAGTTGAGCATTCAATTCTAGAGTGCATAGACACACTTGTGCCATGTTATGGTGATAAACGTGGAAAGCAGTTCAGAGTGTGGGTGGATAGAGTTTCTTCTTCTCAGATCAGTTCAGATTCCTGGCTTGTCAAATTTGATAAGTGGGAATTGTCTG ACGAAGGGCGGCATTGTTGCCTGACAACGGTTTTGCTGAACTCTAAG TTTTGCAGCCTGAGACTCCAAAAGGATTTGCTTTGGTGA